One part of the Bradyrhizobium sp. CB1650 genome encodes these proteins:
- a CDS encoding ABC transporter substrate-binding protein, translating into MPGRRKSLAALVTLIAAGMLASTPALAQKKYDPGATDTEIKIGNIMPYSGPASSYGVIGKTEAAFFKMVNDQGGINGRKINFISYDDAYSPPKAIEQARKLVESDEVLLIFQPLGTPSNSAIMKYMNAKKVPQLFVASGGTKFGDPKNFPWTMGFQPNYQSEGRIYAKYIRDHFPNGKIAVFWQNDDAGKDQFKGLKDGLGDKASMIIADKSYEVSDPSIDSQIVALHDSGADIFFSWAAPKGSAQAIRKVGELGWKPKFFLANTATSVASVLKPAGLEYSKDIISTVYLKDPTDPTWDKDPAVVKWREFMDKYYPEGDKANANNIYGYVQAEAMAQVLKQCGDILTRENVMKQAANLKNFHTDLMLPGIMVNTSPDDYFPIEQMQLMRFNGQAWELFGDVITGEVGHERSQ; encoded by the coding sequence ATGCCGGGTCGTCGCAAAAGCCTTGCTGCCCTCGTCACGCTCATTGCCGCCGGAATGTTGGCCAGCACGCCGGCCTTGGCGCAAAAGAAATACGACCCCGGCGCCACCGACACCGAGATCAAGATCGGCAACATCATGCCCTATAGCGGGCCGGCGTCCTCCTATGGCGTGATCGGCAAGACCGAGGCCGCGTTCTTCAAGATGGTCAACGATCAGGGCGGCATCAACGGCCGCAAGATCAACTTCATCAGCTATGACGATGCCTATTCGCCGCCGAAGGCAATCGAGCAGGCACGCAAGCTGGTCGAGAGCGACGAGGTCCTGCTGATCTTCCAGCCGCTCGGCACGCCCTCCAATTCCGCGATCATGAAATACATGAATGCCAAGAAGGTGCCGCAGCTCTTCGTTGCCTCCGGCGGCACCAAGTTCGGCGATCCCAAGAACTTCCCCTGGACGATGGGCTTCCAGCCGAACTACCAGAGCGAAGGGCGGATCTACGCAAAATATATTCGCGATCACTTCCCGAACGGCAAGATCGCGGTGTTTTGGCAGAACGACGATGCCGGCAAGGACCAGTTCAAGGGCCTGAAGGACGGGCTTGGCGACAAGGCCAGCATGATCATCGCCGACAAGTCCTACGAGGTGAGCGATCCCTCGATCGACTCGCAGATCGTGGCCTTGCACGATTCCGGCGCCGACATCTTCTTCTCCTGGGCCGCCCCAAAGGGCTCGGCCCAGGCGATCCGGAAGGTCGGCGAACTCGGCTGGAAGCCAAAGTTCTTCCTGGCCAACACAGCGACCTCGGTCGCCTCGGTGCTGAAGCCCGCCGGGCTCGAATATTCGAAGGACATCATCTCGACGGTCTATCTGAAAGACCCGACCGATCCGACCTGGGACAAGGATCCGGCCGTGGTGAAATGGCGCGAGTTCATGGACAAGTATTATCCCGAGGGCGACAAGGCCAATGCGAACAACATCTACGGCTATGTCCAGGCCGAAGCGATGGCGCAGGTGCTGAAGCAGTGCGGCGACATTCTCACCCGCGAGAATGTCATGAAGCAGGCCGCTAACTTGAAGAACTTCCACACCGACCTGATGCTGCCCGGCATCATGGTCAACACCTCGCCGGACG